A single genomic interval of Shewanella psychropiezotolerans harbors:
- a CDS encoding WavE lipopolysaccharide synthesis family protein, which produces MSNKINNITVVLHGPVQANPDRPMEPGITEKALLSIRKHLPGAHILLSTWEGQANRRSPY; this is translated from the coding sequence ATGAGTAATAAAATAAACAATATTACCGTTGTTCTTCATGGGCCTGTTCAAGCTAATCCTGATCGGCCTATGGAACCTGGTATAACAGAAAAAGCACTGCTATCTATTCGTAAGCACCTGCCAGGAGCTCATATTCTCCTCTCGACATGGGAAGGGCAGGCCAACAGACGGTCTCCATATTGA
- a CDS encoding HAD hydrolase family protein, giving the protein MINLLIPIAGQSSRFPDMKPKWMLTHPMGYMMVVEAIKGINFEEFDHIYFIGLKSHELQFNVKQALLEQLDEIGILEKSELILLENTTNSQPETIYAGIKQAKIKGQIIIKDSDNFFKLPSVKGNAVAVSDLNEYSKINASNKSYVELNEHGLIDNIVEKKVVSSQFCVGAYAFEHASEFCEYFERLENDDLYISDIIFSMILDSKQFSVLKVSEYCDWGTIKEWNEYKAQYFTLFIDLDGTLVKNSGQYSTPKWGETEALSDNVQAINRLHETGKVEVIITTSRKPSFKKQTLAQLSRIGLQFDQIIYGLVHGKRIVINDYAKTNPYKSCDAINLKRDSQDLKDKLEGTIGFML; this is encoded by the coding sequence ATGATCAACTTATTAATCCCCATTGCTGGTCAATCTTCACGCTTTCCCGATATGAAACCTAAGTGGATGCTTACCCATCCTATGGGGTATATGATGGTTGTTGAAGCCATCAAGGGTATTAACTTTGAAGAGTTTGACCATATTTACTTCATCGGACTGAAATCTCATGAACTGCAGTTTAACGTAAAACAAGCCCTGCTCGAGCAACTCGATGAGATCGGTATTTTAGAAAAATCTGAGTTGATTTTACTCGAAAACACCACTAATTCTCAGCCGGAAACCATCTATGCAGGTATAAAACAAGCTAAGATTAAAGGTCAGATTATTATCAAAGATTCTGATAATTTCTTTAAACTTCCAAGTGTTAAAGGCAATGCAGTTGCTGTTAGCGATCTCAATGAATACTCAAAGATAAATGCATCTAACAAAAGTTATGTCGAACTGAATGAACATGGGTTAATTGACAATATTGTTGAGAAGAAAGTTGTCAGCTCTCAGTTTTGTGTTGGCGCATATGCCTTTGAGCATGCCAGTGAATTTTGTGAATATTTCGAACGCTTAGAAAATGATGACCTTTACATTTCTGATATTATTTTTTCAATGATATTAGATAGTAAGCAATTTTCAGTGTTAAAGGTTTCAGAGTATTGTGACTGGGGAACAATCAAAGAATGGAATGAGTATAAAGCCCAATATTTTACACTCTTCATTGATCTAGATGGCACACTAGTAAAAAATTCAGGACAGTACTCCACACCTAAATGGGGAGAAACAGAAGCTTTATCTGACAATGTCCAAGCCATCAACAGGCTCCATGAAACAGGTAAAGTAGAAGTCATCATTACCACTTCACGAAAGCCTTCTTTTAAAAAGCAAACTTTAGCTCAGCTAAGTCGAATCGGCCTACAGTTCGATCAAATCATTTATGGTTTAGTTCATGGAAAGCGTATTGTTATTAATGATTATGCTAAAACCAATCCCTACAAAAGTTGCGATGCCATCAATCTAAAACGCGATTCTCAAGACCTTAAAGATAAGCTAGAAGGGACTATTGGCTTTATGCTATAG
- a CDS encoding phosphotransferase, which yields MFELGIAGNSGCELSISKINHKLAVVKRSSSKHYSSRLKLQMQKQELFAKECDLKNIVIPNIITSLSEAESFEFTMEFVHGSGFDELSLQCGKQTLDQIVDALKELLTYEIEKSPITTVPAHIFQTKVQQVIKNSEAIIASGKLTDSTLRALKDASLKANVDRTIPQGICHGDLTLSNLIYSKLNKKVYVIDFLDSFIESPIIDICKIRQDTLHGWSRCKSELRHNARTTQALTYLDEQLAPFFSQFDWVNEHYDFFQDINILRIIPYAHSEQVINFINQYFGAKK from the coding sequence TTGTTTGAACTTGGTATAGCTGGTAATTCTGGTTGTGAGCTTAGTATTTCCAAAATCAATCATAAACTCGCTGTCGTAAAGCGCTCATCTTCGAAGCATTACTCTTCTAGGCTAAAGCTACAGATGCAAAAGCAAGAGTTATTTGCTAAAGAGTGTGATCTAAAAAATATTGTAATCCCCAATATAATCACGAGTCTCAGTGAAGCGGAGAGTTTTGAGTTTACGATGGAGTTCGTTCACGGCTCAGGCTTTGATGAACTCTCTTTGCAATGCGGAAAGCAAACTCTAGATCAGATAGTAGACGCATTAAAAGAGCTTCTAACCTATGAGATTGAAAAATCACCGATAACGACTGTACCTGCCCATATTTTTCAAACTAAAGTACAGCAGGTTATTAAAAACTCCGAAGCAATAATCGCCTCTGGCAAACTCACAGACTCAACATTACGCGCTTTAAAAGATGCCTCCTTAAAAGCTAATGTTGACAGAACTATTCCTCAAGGAATATGCCATGGCGATCTGACTCTCAGTAATTTAATTTACTCTAAGCTCAATAAAAAAGTTTATGTTATTGATTTTCTAGATTCATTTATTGAATCTCCCATAATTGATATCTGTAAAATTCGCCAAGACACACTACACGGCTGGAGTCGATGCAAGTCAGAGCTGAGGCATAATGCCAGAACAACTCAAGCACTAACCTATCTTGATGAGCAATTAGCGCCATTTTTTAGCCAGTTTGACTGGGTTAATGAGCACTACGATTTTTTCCAAGATATAAATATTTTAAGAATTATTCCCTACGCTCACTCAGAGCAAGTTATAAACTTCATCAATCAATATTTCGGAGCTAAAAAATGA
- the coaD gene encoding pantetheine-phosphate adenylyltransferase, producing the protein MHTKAIYPGTFDPVTNGHTDLIERAAKLFKHVVIGIAANPSKQPKFSLEQRVELIKLVTSHLPNVEVVGFTGLLVDFAKEQQASVLVRGLRAVSDFEYEFQLANMNRRLNADLESVFLTPAEENSFISSTLVKEVAYHGGDVSQFVHPEVSKALLKKVK; encoded by the coding sequence ATGCACACAAAAGCTATTTACCCTGGGACATTCGATCCCGTGACAAATGGTCATACGGATTTAATCGAGCGAGCGGCCAAGTTATTTAAGCATGTGGTTATCGGTATCGCGGCCAATCCTTCTAAGCAACCTAAGTTTTCATTAGAGCAACGTGTGGAACTGATTAAACTGGTCACTTCACATTTACCTAATGTTGAGGTGGTAGGCTTCACTGGATTATTGGTGGATTTTGCCAAGGAACAACAGGCCAGTGTGTTGGTCCGGGGTTTGAGGGCCGTGTCTGATTTTGAGTATGAATTTCAGTTAGCCAACATGAACCGTCGCCTTAACGCAGATCTGGAGAGTGTATTTCTTACACCGGCAGAAGAGAACTCGTTCATCTCATCAACCTTGGTTAAAGAGGTGGCTTATCATGGTGGTGATGTCAGTCAGTTTGTACATCCAGAAGTCTCTAAGGCTCTGTTAAAGAAGGTTAAGTAA
- a CDS encoding capsule assembly Wzi family protein translates to MIKVVKLFLAKLGLVLSLVFSSSLLAAPWVDVSDIYLRADIQALADAGVITVPVNTYPLMWSGIGVDLAKTEPSILTPALAEAYARVNYYYRSAVGNRGNTRIKAAAATDAARFQHFGSDYREQGDLQVSHEYMGDRFAFKVSASAHYDPADGEEFRLDDSYFAMALGNWMITAGAVEQWWGPGFDSALHRSNNARPLPSLMISRNNAAAFETPWLSWLGPWTLTAGISRLEEDRAVANPLLWNFRSSIRPFRQLEVGFSWSTQFCGEGEDCSWETALKSISGQKDCSGAGCTNYGNQMAGYDIRFSDTWFNIPFGIYYEKTCEDSNGSAPWDIVDCGHFGGIDTRFNFDNAQYKLFFEYTDTMVACGEDDNSFNCMYEHSTYQSGSRYYGKTYGSTYESDAIVYALGLIGQFKDSKGITSILRYAQLNKDGSSPANAWVAQRPKEDLLMLELSYRMPIWKGMMSVGGTVSRSEFDTQESESDASLFGTYEYRF, encoded by the coding sequence ATGATAAAAGTAGTTAAATTATTTCTTGCCAAACTTGGATTAGTTTTAAGTCTGGTTTTCTCATCCTCCCTGTTGGCTGCACCTTGGGTCGATGTCTCTGATATCTATCTGCGGGCAGATATTCAAGCTCTTGCCGATGCAGGTGTTATTACCGTACCTGTTAACACCTATCCTCTAATGTGGTCTGGTATCGGCGTCGATCTAGCTAAGACAGAGCCATCGATTCTGACCCCTGCCTTGGCCGAGGCATACGCAAGGGTGAACTATTATTACCGCAGTGCCGTCGGCAACCGAGGCAATACCCGCATCAAGGCGGCCGCGGCAACCGATGCGGCGCGCTTTCAACATTTTGGTTCCGATTATCGTGAGCAAGGAGATCTGCAAGTTTCCCACGAATATATGGGCGATCGTTTTGCATTCAAGGTGTCGGCATCGGCTCATTACGATCCTGCTGATGGTGAAGAGTTCCGTCTTGATGATTCATATTTCGCTATGGCTCTGGGTAATTGGATGATCACTGCCGGGGCGGTCGAACAGTGGTGGGGACCAGGGTTTGACTCTGCATTGCATAGATCGAACAACGCCCGTCCCTTGCCATCACTCATGATTAGCAGAAATAATGCCGCCGCTTTCGAAACGCCTTGGTTGTCTTGGTTAGGCCCCTGGACGCTTACCGCTGGTATCAGTCGGTTAGAGGAAGACCGCGCCGTCGCTAACCCGTTATTATGGAATTTTCGCAGCTCGATTCGCCCATTTCGCCAGCTAGAGGTGGGTTTTTCTTGGTCTACTCAGTTTTGTGGTGAGGGCGAGGACTGTAGCTGGGAGACCGCACTGAAATCGATAAGTGGTCAGAAAGATTGTAGCGGCGCAGGTTGTACAAATTATGGCAATCAGATGGCTGGCTATGATATTCGTTTCAGCGATACTTGGTTCAACATCCCATTCGGTATCTATTATGAAAAAACCTGTGAAGATAGCAATGGTTCAGCGCCTTGGGATATTGTCGACTGTGGTCATTTTGGCGGTATAGATACTCGATTCAACTTCGACAATGCTCAGTATAAGTTGTTCTTCGAGTATACAGATACCATGGTTGCCTGCGGTGAAGATGATAATAGCTTCAACTGTATGTATGAGCATTCAACTTATCAATCAGGCTCGCGCTATTACGGTAAAACTTACGGCAGTACCTATGAAAGTGATGCGATAGTCTATGCCTTAGGCTTAATTGGGCAGTTTAAAGATAGCAAAGGTATCACTTCGATTCTCAGATATGCCCAGTTAAATAAAGATGGTTCTAGCCCTGCAAACGCTTGGGTGGCACAAAGGCCGAAAGAAGACCTGTTGATGTTGGAGCTTAGCTATCGTATGCCTATCTGGAAAGGCATGATGAGTGTCGGCGGTACTGTGTCACGCTCCGAGTTTGATACCCAGGAGAGTGAGTCCGATGCCAGCTTATTTGGCACTTATGAGTATCGTTTCTAA